Proteins from a single region of Pseudarthrobacter sp. NIBRBAC000502772:
- a CDS encoding EamA family transporter, with the protein MLSNRRFLIRTTALAPALWGTTYLTTTMFLPEDRPLLAATLRALPAGVLLLLVCRQLPRGEWWWKSWVLGILNIGAFFALLFIAAYRLPGGVAAIVGGIQPLVVALLASRVLHERLTPRIVVAGVTAVFGVGLITLQAQARLDAIGVLAAIGGTLSMASGMVLSKKWGQPAAPLTTTAWQLITGGLTLAVVMLAVEGLPVIPLTPSNLVGYAYLSVVGTAFAYVMWFRGVAGLPASTTAFLGLLSPVAAIILGWVVAGEDFTLMQTAGILMVLGSISAAIVTKNVKPSGINKEPADERGSLPVAPPP; encoded by the coding sequence GTGCTTAGCAATCGTAGATTCCTCATCCGGACCACTGCCTTGGCGCCCGCTCTGTGGGGCACCACGTACCTTACGACCACAATGTTCCTGCCCGAAGATCGTCCGCTGCTGGCCGCTACGTTGCGCGCGCTCCCCGCGGGAGTGCTGCTCCTATTGGTTTGCCGCCAGTTGCCGCGCGGTGAGTGGTGGTGGAAGTCCTGGGTCCTCGGGATTCTCAACATCGGGGCGTTCTTTGCGCTGCTCTTCATCGCGGCGTACCGGCTTCCCGGCGGTGTGGCGGCGATCGTCGGCGGCATCCAGCCGCTCGTTGTCGCACTCCTGGCCAGCAGGGTCCTCCACGAACGGCTGACCCCGCGCATCGTAGTGGCCGGCGTGACAGCCGTGTTCGGCGTGGGCCTCATAACGCTTCAGGCTCAAGCCCGCCTGGATGCCATCGGAGTCCTCGCCGCAATCGGCGGAACCCTTTCCATGGCGTCCGGGATGGTGCTTTCCAAGAAGTGGGGACAGCCCGCGGCCCCGCTAACCACCACGGCCTGGCAGCTCATCACGGGAGGCCTCACTCTCGCGGTCGTCATGCTCGCGGTCGAGGGGCTTCCCGTCATTCCGCTGACGCCGTCGAACCTTGTCGGCTATGCCTATCTTTCTGTCGTCGGCACCGCCTTCGCCTACGTCATGTGGTTCCGCGGCGTCGCCGGGCTTCCCGCAAGCACCACAGCCTTCCTCGGGCTACTCAGTCCAGTCGCGGCCATCATCCTTGGGTGGGTGGTTGCCGGCGAAGACTTCACGTTGATGCAGACCGCAGGAATCCTCATGGTCCTCGGCTCCATCTCGGCCGCGATCGTCACCAAGAACGTGAAGCCTTCTGGTATCAACAAAGAGCCCGCCGACGAAAGAGGCTCTTTGCCAGTCGCCCCGCCTCCCTGA
- a CDS encoding extracellular solute-binding protein yields MKVPPFAKHRILTAASALIAGSFLLTACAPGAGESAANADGNATLVVYSNSVSDGRGAWLTAQAAQAGFDLELVDLGGGDVMNRLTAEKNNPIADVTFGMNNVYFEKLKAQDVLEPYTPAWSAEVDSAMGDEEDKTFWPIVREPIMLVYNEGAYPSADAAPRDWTDLWTKDQFKGRYEVPGASTGATTQMVYSGILARYADPKGELGISKEGWDQMAAYFEHGSTAVKGEDLYARMKAGTVDAGQMWLAGKNSREAEYGVATKAVQPEVGVPFAVQHVAMVKGTDQAEAAQDFIDWFGSAKVQAAWSNEFFTAPTNTQALADANKQAIEQTEAFTPQDIDWALVAENIDAWVEKIELEYRK; encoded by the coding sequence ATGAAAGTCCCACCCTTCGCGAAACACCGCATCCTCACGGCGGCATCCGCACTTATCGCAGGATCGTTCCTGCTGACCGCCTGCGCGCCGGGCGCCGGGGAGTCCGCCGCCAACGCGGACGGCAACGCCACCCTGGTGGTCTACAGCAACTCCGTCTCCGACGGGCGCGGCGCATGGCTGACGGCCCAGGCCGCCCAAGCGGGCTTCGATCTGGAGCTGGTGGACCTCGGTGGCGGCGACGTGATGAACCGCCTGACGGCCGAGAAGAACAACCCGATTGCGGACGTGACGTTCGGCATGAACAACGTGTACTTCGAGAAGCTCAAGGCCCAGGACGTGCTGGAGCCGTACACGCCTGCCTGGTCCGCCGAGGTGGACAGCGCGATGGGCGACGAAGAGGACAAAACCTTCTGGCCGATTGTCCGCGAGCCCATCATGCTGGTCTACAACGAGGGTGCGTACCCATCCGCCGATGCGGCCCCGCGGGACTGGACCGATCTCTGGACCAAGGACCAGTTCAAGGGTCGCTACGAGGTGCCCGGGGCCTCCACCGGTGCCACCACCCAGATGGTCTACTCCGGCATCCTGGCCCGCTACGCCGATCCGAAAGGCGAGCTGGGCATCAGCAAGGAAGGCTGGGACCAGATGGCCGCCTACTTCGAGCACGGCAGCACCGCGGTCAAGGGTGAAGACCTCTACGCGCGGATGAAGGCCGGTACTGTCGACGCCGGCCAGATGTGGCTCGCCGGCAAGAACAGCCGCGAAGCCGAGTACGGCGTCGCCACCAAGGCCGTCCAGCCGGAGGTCGGTGTGCCGTTCGCCGTCCAGCACGTGGCCATGGTCAAGGGCACCGACCAGGCCGAGGCCGCGCAGGACTTCATCGACTGGTTCGGCAGCGCCAAGGTGCAGGCCGCCTGGTCCAACGAGTTCTTCACCGCACCGACCAACACCCAAGCCCTCGCTGATGCCAACAAGCAGGCCATCGAGCAGACCGAAGCCTTCACGCCGCAGGACATCGACTGGGCCCTGGTAGCCGAAAATATCGACGCCTGGGTTGAAAAGATCGAACTCGAGTACCGGAAGTAG
- a CDS encoding GNAT family N-acetyltransferase, which translates to MDSPVRVRYARVEDSAEMARVNVRSWLETYRGVMADHVLDDPGLLAARERFWTAMLSDERYRANRVAVAERNSEVIGIAMAGPPQSPGAEWGTHLYVLYVVAAEYGTGIGAALLDTVVGPDDSAALWVADPNPRAQAFYRKHGFVADGTVNVEDGVREIRMVRISSGKPRRS; encoded by the coding sequence ATGGATAGCCCGGTGAGGGTCCGCTACGCGCGCGTCGAGGACTCGGCCGAGATGGCGCGCGTGAATGTGCGGTCGTGGCTTGAGACGTACCGCGGAGTCATGGCGGACCACGTCCTCGATGACCCGGGGTTGCTTGCTGCCCGGGAGCGGTTCTGGACCGCCATGCTCAGCGATGAGCGCTACCGCGCAAACCGCGTGGCGGTGGCCGAGCGCAACAGCGAAGTGATCGGGATCGCGATGGCAGGGCCTCCGCAGAGCCCCGGGGCGGAGTGGGGCACGCACCTCTACGTGCTGTACGTCGTGGCGGCTGAGTACGGGACTGGCATCGGGGCCGCCCTCCTGGACACCGTCGTCGGACCTGACGATTCGGCAGCGCTCTGGGTGGCCGATCCAAATCCTCGGGCGCAGGCGTTCTACCGCAAGCACGGGTTCGTGGCGGACGGGACCGTGAATGTGGAGGACGGCGTGCGCGAGATCCGCATGGTGCGGATCTCCTCCGGGAAGCCTCGCCGGTCCTGA
- a CDS encoding ABC transporter ATP-binding protein — MITYKNIDVVFDDFHALPGFNLTIEEGEFFTLLGPSGCGKSTALRTLAGFIDPTAGDVYVDGARVTHLPSQRRQIGMVFQNYALFPTMTVRENIAFGLKVSGVSKAETTRRVDEIANAVELDSVQLGKGVTELSGGQQQRVAIARALVLRPKILLLDEPLSNLDAKLRHQLRGQLKELQEQFGITTVYVTHDQDEALTMSTRIAVMNKGRIEQVGTPQEVYMRSATEFVCNFIGDVNRLAAGTVAALSAHPSGTRGTAPLNPASASYLRVEKVGLHAPAGNAYDGGARLTLPGTVRSRQYHGVYSSYRVELDVRDGGVAKGIIQESGHPGFAPGDRVDVSIDPADVLQYPAANAQEPVQTLQEQTPQAPLPAGASR; from the coding sequence ATGATCACCTATAAGAACATTGACGTTGTTTTTGACGACTTCCACGCGCTCCCCGGGTTCAACCTGACCATCGAGGAGGGCGAGTTTTTCACCCTGCTCGGCCCCTCGGGCTGCGGCAAGTCCACGGCCCTGCGCACCCTGGCAGGCTTTATCGATCCCACCGCCGGCGATGTTTACGTCGACGGCGCCCGGGTCACCCACCTGCCCAGCCAGCGCCGCCAGATCGGCATGGTCTTCCAGAACTACGCCCTTTTCCCCACCATGACGGTCCGGGAGAACATCGCCTTCGGCCTCAAGGTCTCAGGCGTGTCGAAAGCCGAGACCACCCGCCGCGTGGACGAGATCGCCAACGCGGTGGAACTCGACAGCGTCCAGCTGGGAAAGGGCGTTACCGAACTTTCCGGCGGCCAGCAGCAGCGCGTCGCGATCGCCCGCGCCCTGGTGCTGCGCCCCAAGATCCTGCTGCTCGACGAGCCGCTCTCCAACCTCGACGCCAAGCTCCGCCACCAGTTGCGCGGCCAGCTCAAAGAACTGCAGGAGCAGTTCGGCATCACCACGGTCTACGTCACCCATGACCAGGACGAGGCGCTGACCATGAGCACCCGGATCGCGGTGATGAACAAGGGCCGGATCGAGCAGGTGGGAACCCCGCAGGAGGTCTACATGCGCTCCGCCACGGAATTCGTCTGCAACTTCATCGGCGACGTTAACCGGCTCGCCGCAGGAACGGTCGCCGCACTCTCCGCCCACCCGAGCGGCACCAGGGGGACCGCCCCGCTCAACCCTGCATCGGCGTCGTACCTCAGGGTGGAGAAGGTGGGGCTGCACGCCCCGGCAGGAAACGCGTACGACGGCGGCGCCCGGCTTACGCTGCCCGGCACCGTGCGCTCGCGCCAGTACCACGGCGTCTACAGCAGCTACCGGGTGGAGCTGGACGTGCGCGACGGGGGAGTGGCCAAGGGGATCATCCAGGAGTCCGGGCACCCCGGCTTCGCCCCCGGCGACAGGGTTGACGTCAGCATCGATCCGGCGGACGTGCTGCAATATCCGGCCGCCAACGCGCAGGAGCCGGTTCAGACGCTGCAGGAACAGACGCCGCAGGCTCCCTTACCCGCAGGGGCGTCCCGGTGA
- a CDS encoding alpha/beta fold hydrolase, producing MDSEVRYLTLRTGISVPCLIHGDADAKPVLLLHAWGESSGSFDRLIPLLTGCRIYAPDLRGQGEADKPEGGYSLAEQAEDAAAILDALNVPSAVVVGSSSGGYVAQQLAIAHPQRVAALVLAGAPLSLRGRAPFADEVDRLTDPLDEAWVRDSLSWFTLLHDVPQRFLEDRVRDGLRMPARAWKGILSGLCEATPPTESGTINVPTLILWGGQDNLLPRGDQEILAARIPGSVLKVYPDVAHVVLWECPERVAEDTTAFLASLGSYTLGTWR from the coding sequence ATGGACTCCGAGGTCCGCTACCTCACGCTCCGCACCGGCATCTCAGTTCCGTGCCTCATCCACGGCGACGCCGATGCGAAACCGGTGCTGCTGCTGCACGCGTGGGGCGAATCAAGCGGCAGCTTTGACCGCCTGATTCCCCTGCTGACCGGCTGCAGAATCTATGCTCCCGACCTCCGCGGGCAAGGCGAGGCGGACAAACCGGAGGGCGGCTACTCCCTGGCGGAACAGGCGGAGGACGCAGCAGCGATCCTGGACGCCCTCAATGTGCCGAGCGCCGTCGTCGTCGGCTCTTCAAGCGGCGGTTACGTCGCCCAGCAGCTGGCCATCGCCCATCCGCAAAGGGTTGCGGCGCTGGTGCTGGCGGGCGCACCCTTGAGCCTCCGCGGGCGGGCACCCTTCGCCGACGAAGTGGACCGCCTGACGGACCCCCTCGACGAGGCCTGGGTCCGGGATTCCCTGTCCTGGTTTACCCTGCTGCACGATGTTCCGCAGCGGTTCCTCGAGGACCGCGTGCGCGACGGTCTCAGAATGCCGGCCCGCGCCTGGAAGGGCATCCTGAGCGGACTGTGCGAGGCCACCCCGCCCACGGAATCGGGAACCATCAACGTGCCCACGCTGATCCTGTGGGGCGGCCAGGACAACCTGCTGCCACGCGGCGACCAGGAAATCTTGGCAGCCCGGATCCCCGGCTCCGTACTGAAGGTCTATCCCGATGTGGCGCACGTGGTGCTGTGGGAGTGCCCGGAGCGCGTGGCAGAAGATACGACGGCGTTCCTCGCCTCCCTCGGGTCCTACACCCTGGGGACCTGGCGATAG
- a CDS encoding serine hydrolase, translating into MSEPAKPGSVKLLPPLRRLLVLAAILAVMLTGCTGSPTAPVQTTQAAAKYRTGLEDFSRRMLDLGAPAVLIEARINGEVWSHAGGVRSLGSAAPAEASDSTHIGSVTKSMVAVSVLKLVEDGLVQLDDPVANHLPDFDSLVNPRGAVTVAHLLRHESGIPSYEEELFSSRPIRQALTQKLSLGESLALSRAMPWVRTPGSGADYSNSNYVVLGLLLERLRGRPVAEILRNDVFEPLGMKDTHLTGTGTPPSTMIHGQLEVDGERLDSAYLGAIVGNPAGGVVSTVGDLNTFYASLMEGRLLKPATLQQMQLAPFGFFGMGLLRWKDLCGGFYYGHDGDWAGYRTMVVTSADAKRQVAIAITYPPESWDPAAYSPDNPVGPDALYRAARTALDVNC; encoded by the coding sequence ATGTCGGAGCCCGCCAAACCCGGTTCAGTGAAACTCCTGCCGCCGCTCCGGCGCTTGCTGGTCCTGGCCGCCATCCTCGCTGTGATGCTGACCGGCTGCACCGGATCCCCAACGGCGCCGGTGCAGACTACCCAGGCCGCCGCGAAGTACAGGACCGGTCTGGAGGATTTCAGCAGGCGGATGCTGGACCTCGGGGCTCCGGCCGTCCTGATCGAGGCGCGGATCAACGGCGAAGTCTGGTCACACGCCGGTGGGGTCCGCAGCCTGGGCAGCGCAGCGCCGGCTGAAGCCTCGGATTCCACGCACATCGGCAGCGTCACGAAATCCATGGTGGCAGTTTCGGTGCTCAAGCTCGTGGAGGACGGCCTCGTACAACTGGACGATCCGGTGGCGAACCACCTCCCCGACTTCGACAGTCTGGTGAATCCCCGGGGCGCCGTCACGGTGGCACATCTCCTGCGGCACGAAAGTGGAATCCCCAGCTACGAAGAGGAACTTTTCAGCTCCCGGCCCATCCGCCAGGCGCTGACGCAAAAGTTGTCGCTGGGTGAGAGCCTGGCCTTGTCAAGAGCAATGCCATGGGTGCGGACGCCCGGCAGCGGCGCGGACTACTCAAACTCGAACTACGTCGTGCTCGGCCTCCTGCTGGAGCGCCTTCGCGGCCGGCCAGTGGCCGAGATCCTGCGAAACGATGTGTTTGAACCACTGGGAATGAAGGACACGCATTTGACAGGCACCGGCACGCCTCCGTCCACCATGATCCACGGCCAACTTGAAGTTGACGGCGAACGGCTGGACTCGGCCTATTTGGGTGCAATCGTCGGCAACCCCGCGGGCGGCGTCGTCTCGACTGTCGGCGACCTGAACACGTTCTACGCCTCGCTCATGGAGGGGCGGCTCCTGAAGCCGGCCACCCTCCAGCAGATGCAGCTGGCCCCTTTCGGCTTCTTCGGAATGGGCCTGCTGCGATGGAAGGACCTCTGCGGTGGCTTCTACTACGGGCACGACGGCGACTGGGCCGGGTACCGGACCATGGTGGTTACCAGCGCGGACGCCAAGCGGCAGGTGGCAATTGCCATTACGTACCCGCCGGAATCGTGGGACCCTGCGGCATACAGTCCCGACAATCCTGTCGGACCGGACGCGCTGTACAGGGCCGCGCGGACGGCCCTCGATGTCAACTGCTAG
- a CDS encoding cupin domain-containing protein, translated as MQKISIEALARQQIAAAVAAPSGRAADTAFGGHEKKLRQTVMAFRAGTQLSEHQNPGEATVYVLKGSVWLRAGGESWQGKAGDLLIVPDGLHSLEAEEDSAVLFTVVKTDR; from the coding sequence ATGCAAAAGATATCGATTGAGGCTTTGGCCCGTCAGCAGATCGCTGCCGCTGTTGCGGCGCCCAGCGGGCGGGCAGCCGATACAGCGTTCGGCGGGCATGAGAAGAAACTGCGCCAGACCGTCATGGCCTTCCGTGCCGGCACGCAGCTCAGCGAGCACCAGAACCCCGGCGAGGCAACGGTCTATGTGCTGAAGGGATCGGTCTGGTTGAGGGCTGGCGGGGAGTCGTGGCAGGGCAAGGCAGGGGATCTCCTGATCGTGCCGGACGGGCTGCATAGCCTGGAAGCGGAAGAGGACTCGGCGGTGCTGTTCACGGTGGTCAAGACCGACAGGTAG
- a CDS encoding ABC transporter substrate-binding protein, translated as MRNRYLIPALTAATALMLSGCVDNSAPAAADKASSSADTAVQKNEELAALLPEKMKSAGVLNVGMANNYPPNEFKDGNGAPAGWSVDLTNALGASLGLKVNFDIGTFDNILPSVKAGKDDMGMSSFTDTLEREKQVDFVNYYSAGIQWAAPKGKTVDPDNACGLKVAVQATTYEDTHEVPAKSKACTDAGKPAIEIFKYDAQDQATNALVVGQVDAMSADSPVTLYAISQTKEKLQTAGDAFEVAPYGIPVDKGSAFTPVLQKALQALIDDGTYNRILSKWGVESGGVKTAALNVASSAK; from the coding sequence ATGCGCAACCGCTATTTAATCCCTGCCCTGACCGCTGCAACAGCACTCATGCTTTCGGGTTGTGTGGACAACAGCGCCCCGGCGGCGGCGGATAAAGCGTCTTCTTCCGCGGACACCGCAGTCCAGAAGAATGAGGAACTTGCGGCTTTGCTGCCGGAGAAAATGAAATCCGCGGGCGTCCTGAACGTGGGCATGGCCAACAATTACCCGCCCAACGAATTCAAGGATGGCAACGGCGCCCCGGCCGGCTGGTCGGTGGACCTCACCAATGCGTTGGGGGCCTCGCTCGGGCTGAAGGTCAACTTTGATATCGGCACGTTCGACAACATTCTCCCGTCCGTCAAGGCGGGCAAGGACGACATGGGCATGTCGTCCTTCACCGACACTCTGGAACGCGAAAAGCAGGTGGATTTCGTGAACTACTACTCGGCGGGCATCCAGTGGGCGGCGCCGAAGGGCAAGACCGTGGACCCGGACAACGCCTGCGGACTCAAGGTTGCCGTCCAGGCCACCACGTATGAGGACACCCACGAGGTGCCGGCCAAGTCCAAGGCGTGCACGGATGCGGGCAAACCCGCCATCGAAATCTTCAAGTACGACGCCCAGGACCAGGCGACCAACGCGCTGGTGGTGGGCCAGGTGGACGCCATGAGTGCGGACTCGCCGGTGACCCTCTACGCGATCTCGCAGACGAAGGAGAAACTGCAGACCGCCGGGGATGCCTTTGAAGTGGCGCCCTACGGGATTCCGGTGGACAAGGGGAGCGCGTTCACCCCGGTGCTGCAGAAGGCACTGCAGGCCCTGATCGACGACGGAACCTACAACAGGATCCTGTCCAAGTGGGGCGTGGAAAGCGGCGGCGTGAAGACGGCGGCGCTCAACGTGGCGTCGTCGGCCAAGTAA
- a CDS encoding amino acid ABC transporter ATP-binding protein has protein sequence MVTADRISKSFGSNNVLRSISLEVQAGEVLCIVGPSGSGKSTFLRCINHLEKIDAGRLFVEGQLVGYRQKGDKLHELKPKEAALQRRDIGMVFQRFNLFPHMTALENIIQAPMRVKRIPKAKASLRALELMERVGLGDKADHYPAHLSGGQQQRVAIARALAMDPKLMLFDEPTSALDPELVGEVLDVMKELATSGMTMIVVTHEMGFAREVADSIAFMDGGVVVESGPPRELLGNPQQDRTKAFLSKVL, from the coding sequence ATGGTGACCGCGGACCGGATCTCCAAGAGCTTCGGTTCCAACAACGTGCTGCGCAGCATCAGCCTGGAAGTCCAGGCGGGCGAGGTGCTGTGCATCGTGGGGCCCAGCGGCTCCGGCAAGTCCACGTTCCTGCGCTGCATCAACCACCTGGAAAAGATCGACGCCGGCCGCCTCTTCGTGGAGGGGCAGCTGGTGGGTTACCGGCAAAAGGGCGACAAACTCCATGAGCTCAAGCCCAAGGAAGCAGCGCTCCAGCGCCGCGACATCGGCATGGTGTTCCAGCGGTTCAACCTCTTTCCGCACATGACCGCGCTGGAAAACATCATCCAGGCGCCCATGCGGGTCAAGCGCATTCCGAAGGCCAAAGCCAGCCTGCGCGCCCTGGAGCTGATGGAGCGCGTGGGGCTGGGGGACAAGGCGGACCACTACCCGGCGCACCTGTCCGGCGGGCAGCAGCAGCGCGTGGCCATCGCCCGGGCGCTGGCCATGGATCCGAAGCTGATGCTCTTCGACGAACCGACCAGCGCCCTGGACCCGGAGCTGGTGGGCGAGGTGCTGGACGTGATGAAGGAGCTGGCCACGAGCGGCATGACCATGATCGTGGTGACCCACGAGATGGGCTTTGCCCGCGAAGTGGCGGACTCCATCGCCTTTATGGACGGCGGCGTGGTGGTTGAGTCGGGCCCGCCCCGCGAGCTGCTGGGCAATCCCCAGCAGGACCGGACCAAGGCGTTCCTCTCAAAGGTGCTGTAG
- a CDS encoding 2-hydroxyacid dehydrogenase — protein sequence MPGLPASPKLRVSLPSQNLVDALAPSAGVELFLWDLTGPAPADQFDIVVPPYMGGVGALAALDSVDVGLVQSQLIGYDGVEAVLPAGCLFANAAGVHETSTAELALGMIIASQRGIPDFVRNSATGTWDHRERPSLADRRVLLVGYGGVGKAIEARLLPFETEVTRLASRGRDDERGRIHGIDSLYEQLPLHDIVVVSVPLSEQTRHLVDARFLAAMPDGALLVNVARGPVADTEALLRETSSGRLRAALDVTDPEPLPRDHPLWTVPGVLITPHVGGASTAMLPRVARLIRKQIGLLQAGQEPVNVVLGGAAGR from the coding sequence ATGCCCGGTTTGCCCGCATCACCGAAACTACGGGTAAGTCTGCCCAGCCAGAACCTGGTGGACGCGCTCGCGCCGTCCGCCGGCGTCGAACTCTTCCTGTGGGACCTGACCGGCCCGGCGCCGGCCGACCAGTTCGACATTGTGGTGCCGCCCTACATGGGCGGGGTAGGGGCGCTGGCTGCGCTGGACTCCGTGGACGTCGGCCTGGTGCAGAGCCAGCTGATCGGGTACGACGGCGTCGAGGCGGTTCTGCCCGCGGGGTGCCTGTTCGCCAACGCGGCCGGAGTGCATGAGACGTCGACGGCGGAACTTGCGTTGGGCATGATCATCGCCAGCCAGCGGGGGATCCCGGACTTTGTGCGGAATTCGGCGACGGGGACCTGGGACCACCGCGAGCGCCCCAGCCTGGCCGACAGGCGCGTTTTGCTGGTGGGCTACGGGGGAGTGGGGAAGGCGATTGAGGCCCGGCTGCTGCCGTTCGAGACCGAGGTGACGCGGCTGGCCAGCCGCGGCCGCGACGATGAGCGCGGCAGGATCCATGGGATTGATTCCCTGTACGAGCAGCTGCCGCTGCACGACATTGTGGTGGTCAGCGTCCCGCTGAGCGAGCAGACCCGGCACCTGGTTGACGCCCGGTTCCTGGCGGCGATGCCGGACGGCGCACTGCTGGTGAATGTGGCCCGCGGGCCGGTGGCTGACACCGAGGCCCTGCTGCGCGAGACGTCGTCCGGCAGGCTCCGGGCCGCCCTGGACGTGACGGACCCGGAACCGCTGCCGCGCGATCATCCGCTATGGACCGTACCCGGTGTCCTGATCACCCCGCACGTGGGTGGGGCGAGCACCGCCATGCTGCCGCGGGTGGCGCGGCTCATCCGGAAGCAGATCGGGTTGCTGCAGGCCGGGCAGGAACCGGTGAACGTGGTGCTGGGTGGGGCCGCCGGGCGGTAG
- a CDS encoding MarR family winged helix-turn-helix transcriptional regulator: protein MADNVDRILEQWHAEKPGLDVSPMAVIGRLSRTATAVESRLADTFARHGLDASSFDVLATLLRSGAPYRITPAELARDSMISTSAVAQRLNKLESRGFVKREANPDDGRGTVVALTGAGKGLIEKALPDHLETEHVIVAALSVKEQAQLASLLRRIEDAAGS, encoded by the coding sequence ATGGCAGACAATGTGGATCGCATCCTTGAACAGTGGCACGCCGAGAAGCCGGGCCTCGACGTCTCGCCGATGGCCGTCATTGGCCGGTTGAGCCGCACCGCAACCGCCGTGGAATCGCGTTTGGCGGACACCTTCGCGCGGCATGGCCTGGATGCGTCATCGTTCGACGTGCTCGCCACGCTGCTGCGCAGCGGCGCCCCGTATCGAATCACGCCGGCGGAACTGGCGCGCGACTCAATGATCTCTACGAGCGCCGTAGCGCAGAGGCTGAACAAGCTGGAAAGCCGCGGGTTCGTCAAGCGCGAAGCAAACCCTGACGACGGCCGCGGCACAGTCGTTGCGCTCACCGGTGCCGGGAAGGGACTCATCGAGAAGGCATTGCCTGACCATCTCGAAACCGAACATGTCATCGTCGCAGCACTTAGCGTCAAGGAACAGGCGCAACTTGCATCGCTGCTACGCCGGATCGAGGATGCGGCTGGTTCCTGA
- a CDS encoding amino acid ABC transporter permease: protein MTLPKHAAMARPNPATGGTDAQGDAIVAVPLRHPWRISIAVVLVFLLALFIVDASQRPDYGWAEVGKYLFDRRISQAAWVTLTLTIYAMIGAIVLGLLLAIMRLSPNPVVKSIAWLYLWIFRGTPVYVQLVFWGIVALIYPVFTIGIPFMTPWITIPNDVFTNLYITAVIGLALNEAAYMSEIVRAGLLSVDEGQEEASTALAMSWGQTMRYVVVPQAMKIIIPPTGNEVISMLKTTSLVAAIPLSIDLYGVSRGISAVTFTPVPLLIVASIWYLLFTSVLMVGQHFIEKRFSRGTGRRQAGPASETETGAAAVTAAPLGNDLGGKG from the coding sequence GTGACTCTTCCCAAACACGCCGCCATGGCGCGCCCCAACCCCGCAACAGGCGGAACTGACGCGCAGGGCGACGCCATCGTGGCGGTTCCCCTGCGCCACCCGTGGCGGATCTCGATCGCCGTCGTCCTGGTGTTCCTGCTGGCGCTGTTCATCGTGGATGCTTCGCAGCGGCCGGACTACGGCTGGGCGGAGGTGGGCAAGTACCTCTTCGACCGCCGGATCAGCCAGGCGGCCTGGGTGACCCTGACGCTCACCATCTACGCCATGATCGGCGCCATCGTCCTCGGGCTGCTCCTGGCCATCATGCGGCTCTCGCCGAATCCTGTGGTCAAGAGCATTGCCTGGCTGTACCTGTGGATCTTCCGCGGGACCCCGGTCTACGTCCAGCTGGTGTTCTGGGGCATCGTGGCGCTCATCTACCCCGTGTTCACCATCGGGATACCGTTCATGACGCCGTGGATCACCATTCCCAACGACGTGTTCACCAACCTCTACATCACGGCGGTGATCGGGCTGGCGCTGAATGAGGCCGCCTACATGTCCGAGATTGTCCGCGCCGGACTGCTGTCCGTCGATGAGGGCCAGGAGGAGGCGTCGACGGCGCTCGCCATGTCGTGGGGCCAGACCATGCGTTACGTGGTGGTTCCGCAGGCCATGAAGATCATCATTCCGCCCACGGGCAATGAGGTGATCTCCATGCTAAAAACCACCTCGCTGGTGGCGGCCATTCCGCTCAGCATCGACCTCTATGGGGTGTCCCGCGGCATCTCCGCCGTGACGTTCACCCCGGTGCCGCTGCTCATCGTGGCATCGATCTGGTACCTGCTGTTCACGTCTGTCCTGATGGTGGGGCAGCACTTCATCGAGAAGCGCTTCTCCCGCGGTACGGGACGGCGGCAGGCGGGACCGGCGTCGGAAACTGAAACTGGGGCGGCGGCAGTGACTGCCGCGCCGCTGGGCAATGACTTGGGAGGCAAGGGATGA